Proteins co-encoded in one Bacteroidota bacterium genomic window:
- a CDS encoding T9SS type A sorting domain-containing protein: protein MKKYLLIFFLIFSKSFFSQNGFTSYSTSIPSSSSLPSRCIYEDNSGKVWMGYQASLSASVIVSVYNTTTTTWTIYNKTNTPSLPAPISVNCFKEDNLGNMWIGTTRGLVKFDGTNFTNYTIVNGLPDTVIYSLEFNSNMLFIGTNRGLSRFDGTNFTNYNISNGLFPTNSVWSLRAENPNTIWACNSNSIVQFTYNPTFTSTGFTTAVSTITTGINFSNLYIDSNGDKWLTSSYGPTKFSGGIFSYFKDLYPDNNYNGYGQGGLCKGPNGGVMYIGENALSHAFLVELLPGNRINYFHPKKGTNLRGSLFTNASGKILIASLQSTMLYQGIIHFINFDETLYSELEAFRNNDFIINQHNAKNLDINQVKAKIMNRGDMHWDVTAGSPMYEVPKGSGVHSGLCNSFWIGGLDASNQLHLAAQRYRMKGCDFWPGALDTLNGEADTLNAFNYDHIWKVSYTDINNFITQFNLGNVPLSYTPTPDMVNWPAHGTGNKAKNLAPFVDVNGDGIYNWKHGDYPKIKGDQALYFIFNDKLGNHTESGGLPLGVEIHCMAYAYGCPNIINGRNELAYTTFYDYKIFNRSNNNYHEMYILNWSDPDLGNYVDDYVGCSVHDNLGFVYNADTLDETYGGAYGYQKFTPATGHIVLNGPLATAGDLIDNDHDSIIDEPGEKCLMSAFTHSTGGIYQFPPNHLKYPYRYHNYMEGRWYDSTNFTCGGNAYGGTTPTKFVFPWMNYQNNPCAGNWSESSAGNWPSDRTYHISSGPFNLPSKGQTEFELALVWSVDSAATSNRNIASVNKLIQDARKVKSFYSGAIPNCLQKVNIKENESIKHLIDLYPNPAQTYIQIKSDIEFGKCTYNITDVLGRNIKSGQLNSLSQSIIHINELNAGVYFLNINFNSNEIVVKKFVKQ, encoded by the coding sequence ATGAAAAAATACTTACTCATATTCTTCCTGATTTTTTCGAAATCATTCTTTTCGCAGAATGGTTTTACAAGTTATTCCACATCCATTCCTTCGTCTTCCTCGTTACCATCAAGATGCATTTACGAGGATAATTCCGGTAAAGTTTGGATGGGATATCAGGCTTCATTGTCTGCCTCAGTTATAGTTTCTGTTTATAATACAACTACAACAACCTGGACTATCTATAACAAAACAAACACTCCAAGTCTACCGGCACCAATTTCTGTGAATTGTTTTAAAGAAGATAATTTGGGAAATATGTGGATTGGCACTACGAGAGGTCTGGTAAAATTTGACGGTACTAATTTTACGAATTATACAATTGTGAATGGTTTACCGGATACAGTTATTTATTCGTTAGAATTTAACAGTAACATGTTATTTATCGGAACGAATCGTGGTTTATCCAGATTTGACGGCACCAACTTCACAAATTACAATATCTCGAATGGCTTGTTTCCTACAAATTCAGTTTGGAGTTTACGCGCAGAAAATCCCAATACAATTTGGGCTTGTAACTCCAATAGCATCGTGCAGTTTACGTATAATCCTACATTCACTTCAACGGGTTTTACCACTGCTGTTTCTACAATTACAACAGGTATTAATTTTTCTAATCTTTATATCGATAGCAATGGTGACAAATGGCTAACAAGCAGCTATGGCCCAACGAAATTCAGCGGAGGGATTTTCTCCTACTTCAAAGACTTGTATCCCGACAATAATTATAATGGTTATGGCCAAGGAGGCTTATGTAAAGGTCCAAATGGTGGAGTAATGTATATCGGAGAAAACGCACTAAGTCATGCTTTTTTGGTTGAATTATTACCCGGCAACCGTATAAATTATTTTCACCCTAAAAAAGGAACTAATTTACGAGGTTCACTATTTACAAATGCTTCCGGTAAAATTTTAATTGCATCCCTGCAATCTACCATGTTATATCAAGGAATCATTCATTTTATCAATTTTGATGAAACACTTTATTCGGAATTAGAAGCGTTCAGGAATAATGATTTTATCATTAATCAACATAACGCCAAAAATCTTGACATCAATCAGGTAAAAGCAAAGATTATGAATCGCGGCGACATGCATTGGGACGTTACTGCAGGGAGTCCTATGTATGAAGTACCAAAAGGCAGTGGCGTACATTCTGGTTTGTGCAATTCATTTTGGATTGGTGGTTTAGATGCATCGAATCAGCTCCACTTAGCAGCTCAAAGATACAGAATGAAAGGTTGCGATTTTTGGCCTGGGGCATTGGACACGCTTAACGGTGAAGCCGACACCTTAAACGCGTTTAATTACGATCATATCTGGAAGGTAAGTTATACCGATATCAATAATTTCATTACCCAATTTAATTTGGGTAATGTTCCGCTTAGCTACACACCGACTCCCGACATGGTGAACTGGCCCGCTCACGGAACAGGAAACAAAGCCAAAAACTTAGCCCCCTTTGTGGATGTAAATGGTGACGGTATTTATAACTGGAAACACGGTGACTATCCTAAAATCAAAGGCGACCAAGCCCTCTATTTTATATTCAATGATAAATTGGGCAATCATACAGAGAGCGGAGGTTTACCATTGGGTGTTGAAATCCATTGCATGGCATATGCCTATGGTTGTCCGAACATTATCAATGGCCGCAACGAATTAGCTTATACTACTTTTTACGATTATAAAATTTTTAACCGGAGCAACAATAACTATCACGAGATGTACATTTTAAATTGGAGTGATCCGGATTTGGGGAATTATGTTGATGATTATGTTGGTTGCAGCGTACATGATAATTTGGGATTTGTTTATAATGCAGACACACTGGATGAAACCTATGGTGGTGCATACGGCTATCAAAAATTCACCCCTGCAACCGGACATATTGTATTAAATGGTCCATTGGCAACTGCCGGAGATTTGATTGATAATGATCACGACAGTATCATTGATGAACCCGGAGAAAAATGCTTGATGAGCGCCTTTACTCATTCTACAGGTGGTATTTACCAATTTCCGCCTAATCATTTAAAGTATCCATACAGGTATCATAATTACATGGAGGGTCGCTGGTATGATAGTACAAATTTCACTTGCGGAGGTAATGCCTACGGCGGAACAACACCAACTAAATTTGTTTTCCCATGGATGAATTACCAAAACAATCCGTGTGCGGGCAACTGGTCAGAATCCAGTGCTGGCAATTGGCCATCTGATCGCACTTATCATATAAGCAGCGGTCCTTTTAATTTACCGTCCAAAGGACAAACTGAATTTGAATTGGCTTTGGTTTGGTCGGTGGATAGCGCTGCAACCAGCAACAGAAACATTGCCAGTGTAAACAAACTGATTCAGGATGCGCGTAAAGTAAAAAGCTTTTATAGTGGCGCGATTCCAAACTGTTTACAAAAAGTAAACATCAAGGAAAATGAAAGCATCAAACACTTGATTGATTTGTATCCGAATCCTGCTCAAACTTATATACAAATCAAAAGCGATATTGAGTTTGGAAAATGTACTTACAACATAACAGATGTATTGGGAAGAAACATAAAAAGTGGTCAACTCAATAGTTTAAGTCAAAGTATCATACATATCAACGAACTCAACGCCGGTGTATACTTTTTGAACATTAACTTTAACAGCAATGAGATTGTAGTGAAAAAGTTTGTGAAACAATAA
- a CDS encoding T9SS type A sorting domain-containing protein, with amino-acid sequence MKKSLFIFFLIFSKSFFSQNGWNAYLGGASSSFLTGPETCIAIDKNGNKWIGFTSSLASSPAALARYDKITGFWTYFNTANTPVIPNNRISSIACDNTGNVWAGTSAGLLKYDGANWTCYTTANGLPTNNIISLECNGNNVYIGTTNGLSRLNGGVFTNYNTSNGLLPNDTVNCIKSQSATQIWLGNYNRIIEVNFNTSFTNSSYNIHQIPFVTNKINCIFIDNLSKKWLGTVSKGLVEFDNSNFTLASSTYSDIIGVNTPTTNCLDICQGPNNGPMIYATCTAYGPNTPGSNSTWCLLELLPNTEYKAYYVPNNNYTIGDFLENDPNGEIYISNKQLVHLGGFLKFMFSFKPSDYKTTFQGPGQGVTNKNYKYLDINRVRAGIANRGDMFWDVGGSGNAKYEVPKGSGSNAGFCNSFWIGGLDASNQLHISAQTYRQSGCDFWPGPLDTVNALCDTNTFINYDKIWKISYNDINDFRTNFLNGNIANNTYTPTIDIITWPAHGNGKYSRNLAPFVDMNGNGIYDPLTGGDYPRIKGDQTLYFIFNDDFAPHTEAKGAPMGIEVHCMAYAYGCPNFLNGKNELAYTTFYNYRIINRSHLNYHNVKIALFDDVDLGNYLDDYMGCHVSSNLGFSYNADGTDENVTGIIGYGNYPPATGKCFLKGPPAPPNDGLDNDNDGMIDELNEESLLDEFVYYNPNINPNPTPTHPPTGPYEFFNYMNARWRDSSYYTCGGNGYGGTTPTRFLYPWTFYNGMPCSIWSDNVNPKGDRRNMMATGAFNLNSKSEVEFEFAKVWSVDSTNANDNIGAVNKLLSDVQKINTFYKSGTQSTCLPNMAIGISENQLTILEVEVYPNPTQEKLQIKLAREEKCEMSIKDVMGKTIFSKRFEGYSTIIDVKDLSQGVYFIHLRQNGAQAVKKIIKQ; translated from the coding sequence ATGAAAAAATCTTTATTCATATTCTTCCTGATTTTTTCGAAATCATTCTTTTCGCAAAATGGCTGGAACGCTTATTTAGGCGGTGCCTCGTCTTCATTTCTTACCGGACCCGAAACTTGTATTGCGATTGATAAAAACGGCAACAAATGGATAGGATTTACAAGTTCGCTTGCTTCATCGCCTGCAGCTTTGGCACGCTACGATAAAATTACCGGGTTCTGGACCTATTTCAACACTGCTAATACACCTGTTATTCCCAACAATCGTATTAGCTCCATCGCATGTGATAATACGGGCAATGTGTGGGCAGGCACTTCGGCCGGATTACTGAAATACGACGGTGCCAACTGGACTTGCTATACAACGGCCAATGGATTGCCAACCAACAATATTATTTCACTAGAATGCAATGGTAATAATGTTTATATCGGAACTACAAATGGATTATCCCGCTTAAATGGCGGCGTTTTCACCAATTACAACACTTCCAATGGTTTATTACCAAATGATACGGTTAACTGTATCAAATCACAAAGTGCTACGCAAATATGGCTGGGAAATTACAATCGAATTATTGAAGTTAATTTTAACACAAGTTTTACCAATTCCAGTTATAACATTCACCAAATTCCTTTTGTAACAAACAAGATTAATTGCATTTTCATTGATAACCTCAGTAAAAAATGGTTGGGCACAGTCTCCAAAGGTTTGGTTGAATTTGATAATTCCAACTTTACTCTCGCCTCTTCAACATATTCTGATATCATTGGAGTAAACACACCAACAACTAATTGTCTTGATATATGCCAGGGACCTAATAACGGGCCAATGATTTATGCCACTTGTACAGCTTACGGTCCAAATACCCCCGGCAGTAACTCAACATGGTGTTTATTGGAGTTATTACCTAATACTGAATATAAGGCCTATTATGTCCCAAATAACAATTACACCATTGGCGATTTTTTAGAAAACGATCCGAACGGTGAAATTTATATCTCCAACAAACAACTTGTTCATTTAGGCGGCTTCTTAAAATTTATGTTTTCCTTTAAACCTTCCGATTATAAAACTACTTTTCAGGGGCCGGGACAAGGTGTAACTAATAAAAACTACAAATACCTTGACATTAATCGTGTGCGTGCCGGAATTGCAAACCGGGGCGATATGTTTTGGGACGTAGGTGGAAGTGGAAATGCTAAATACGAAGTTCCAAAAGGAAGCGGCTCAAATGCGGGATTTTGCAATTCATTTTGGATTGGCGGACTCGATGCCTCTAATCAATTACATATTTCGGCTCAAACATACAGACAAAGCGGTTGCGATTTCTGGCCCGGACCATTAGACACAGTGAATGCGCTATGTGACACGAACACTTTTATTAATTATGATAAAATATGGAAAATCAGTTACAACGACATTAATGATTTCAGAACAAACTTTTTGAACGGCAACATTGCCAATAATACGTATACACCAACCATCGATATTATCACATGGCCCGCACATGGTAATGGAAAATATTCACGAAACCTTGCACCGTTTGTAGATATGAATGGAAATGGGATTTATGACCCGTTAACAGGTGGAGATTATCCAAGAATAAAAGGCGATCAAACACTTTATTTCATTTTTAATGATGATTTCGCTCCACACACAGAAGCAAAAGGCGCGCCCATGGGTATTGAAGTACATTGCATGGCTTACGCGTATGGTTGTCCGAATTTTTTAAACGGTAAAAACGAACTAGCCTACACTACTTTTTACAACTATCGTATCATTAACAGAAGTCATCTTAACTACCACAACGTAAAAATCGCTTTGTTTGATGATGTGGATTTAGGAAATTATCTGGATGATTACATGGGCTGCCATGTGAGTTCCAATTTAGGTTTTTCATACAATGCCGACGGAACAGATGAAAATGTTACCGGAATCATTGGTTATGGTAATTACCCTCCCGCTACCGGAAAATGTTTTCTAAAGGGGCCCCCGGCTCCACCGAATGACGGATTAGATAATGACAATGATGGGATGATTGACGAATTGAATGAAGAGAGCCTTTTAGATGAATTTGTTTATTATAATCCAAATATAAATCCTAACCCAACACCTACACACCCTCCTACGGGACCCTATGAATTTTTCAATTACATGAATGCACGTTGGCGTGACAGTTCATATTATACGTGCGGAGGAAATGGTTATGGCGGCACAACGCCAACACGTTTCTTATATCCCTGGACATTTTACAACGGCATGCCGTGCTCTATCTGGTCGGATAATGTAAATCCAAAAGGCGACCGTAGAAATATGATGGCAACAGGTGCTTTTAATCTAAATTCAAAATCTGAAGTTGAATTTGAATTTGCTAAAGTTTGGTCGGTAGATAGCACCAACGCAAATGATAATATTGGCGCGGTGAATAAATTATTGAGTGATGTACAGAAAATAAATACATTTTATAAAAGCGGGACTCAATCCACATGTCTTCCAAACATGGCAATAGGCATTAGCGAAAATCAACTTACCATATTAGAAGTTGAAGTCTATCCTAATCCAACACAAGAAAAACTTCAAATTAAATTAGCCCGTGAAGAAAAATGTGAAATGAGTATTAAGGATGTAATGGGTAAAACGATTTTCAGTAAACGATTTGAAGGTTACTCCACCATTATTGACGTGAAAGATTTATCACAAGGCGTCTACTTTATCCATTTACGGCAAAACGGTGCCCAAGCTGTTAAAAAAATCATTAAGCAATAG
- a CDS encoding NAD(P)-binding domain-containing protein — protein MNMKKIGILGSGAVAKVLATGFLKHGYEVMVGSRDVSKLAEWQQKNSNGKTGSFKDTAQFGDIIVLAVKGSVAKDVLTMIGVENVNGKTIIDATNPIDAAPPVNGVIQFFTDLKSSLLEILQTAYPGANFVKAFNSVGSAFMVNPDFGGIKPSMFICGNNETAKNEVKTILDKFGWETEDMGKAEAARAIEPLCILWCIPGFLENRWTHAFKLLKK, from the coding sequence ATCAACATGAAAAAAATTGGGATATTAGGTTCAGGTGCTGTAGCAAAAGTATTGGCAACAGGTTTTCTTAAACATGGTTATGAAGTAATGGTTGGCAGCAGAGATGTTAGCAAATTAGCTGAATGGCAACAGAAAAATTCAAACGGAAAAACAGGAAGTTTTAAAGACACAGCGCAATTCGGAGATATAATTGTTTTAGCTGTAAAAGGAAGTGTTGCCAAAGATGTGTTAACTATGATTGGTGTCGAAAACGTGAATGGAAAAACTATTATTGACGCAACCAACCCAATAGATGCCGCGCCTCCGGTAAACGGTGTTATTCAATTTTTCACAGATTTAAAATCATCACTGTTAGAAATTTTACAAACTGCCTATCCCGGTGCAAATTTTGTAAAAGCCTTTAATTCGGTAGGAAGCGCCTTTATGGTTAATCCTGATTTCGGAGGAATAAAACCAAGTATGTTCATTTGCGGTAACAATGAAACCGCGAAAAATGAAGTGAAAACCATTCTCGATAAATTTGGTTGGGAAACAGAAGATATGGGGAAAGCCGAAGCAGCCCGTGCTATTGAACCACTCTGTATCCTTTGGTGCATACCCGGTTTCCTTGAAAATCGCTGGACACATGCCTTTAAACTCCTTAAAAAGTAA
- a CDS encoding winged helix DNA-binding protein, whose amino-acid sequence MKIEQAIKQSKFESPFQKAVINIIYTANWLRDQQTELFKKHDILPQHYNVLRIVNGKHPKSVSPGDIKEVMLDKGNDVTRLVDKLVKMDLLKRSLCEENRRKIDINLTDKGVKFLKEINEPMRKQYLNMKKFLSEKEAETLSNLLDKLRD is encoded by the coding sequence ATGAAAATTGAACAAGCCATAAAGCAAAGTAAGTTTGAAAGTCCGTTTCAGAAAGCTGTGATTAATATTATTTATACTGCCAACTGGTTACGCGATCAACAAACCGAACTATTCAAAAAGCACGATATATTGCCACAACATTACAATGTACTTCGAATCGTAAATGGTAAACATCCTAAATCTGTTTCTCCCGGCGATATTAAAGAGGTAATGCTGGATAAAGGAAATGATGTAACTCGTTTGGTAGATAAATTAGTGAAGATGGATTTATTGAAACGTTCACTTTGCGAAGAAAACCGCCGGAAAATTGACATCAATCTAACTGATAAAGGTGTTAAATTTTTAAAGGAAATAAACGAACCCATGCGCAAACAATATCTGAATATGAAAAAATTTCTGAGTGAAAAAGAAGCTGAAACACTCAGCAACCTATTGGATAAATTACGCGATTAA
- a CDS encoding pirin family protein, with protein sequence MKREDFIKKGLLGAAFTAASSSALAKLFENNNDELEPLNIIGFNHIPNTKPEIMSNTILHKADTRGHANHGWLNSHHTFSFAGYYNPDRMHFGVLRVLNDDTVAPGMGFGTHPHDNMEIISIPLEGDLEHKDSMGNTQIIKHGDIQVMSAGTGITHSEYNKNKDSEVKFLQIWVFPNKKNVTPRYDQITLNVNDRHNKFQQILSPNTDDEGVWIHQDAWFFLGKFDKDKQTNYAIKQKNNGAYFFIINGEASINGQLLNKRDGFGIWNSDKIEITSHSDNTEILVMDVPMIK encoded by the coding sequence ATGAAAAGAGAAGATTTTATAAAAAAAGGATTACTGGGCGCAGCTTTTACAGCGGCCTCCTCCTCTGCTCTCGCGAAATTATTTGAGAACAACAACGATGAGCTTGAGCCTCTGAATATAATTGGATTTAATCATATACCTAACACAAAACCGGAAATCATGTCAAATACAATCTTACACAAAGCCGATACACGTGGTCACGCTAATCACGGATGGCTTAACTCACACCACACATTTAGTTTCGCAGGTTATTACAATCCCGATCGTATGCACTTTGGTGTGTTACGTGTTTTAAATGATGATACCGTTGCTCCGGGAATGGGCTTCGGAACACATCCGCACGATAACATGGAAATCATTTCCATTCCTCTGGAGGGAGATTTAGAACACAAAGACAGCATGGGTAACACCCAAATTATTAAGCACGGTGACATTCAGGTGATGAGTGCCGGCACAGGTATTACACACAGCGAATACAATAAAAACAAAGATTCAGAAGTGAAGTTTCTTCAAATTTGGGTTTTCCCGAATAAGAAAAACGTTACGCCACGCTATGATCAAATTACCTTAAACGTTAATGACCGACACAATAAATTCCAACAAATACTTTCGCCTAATACAGATGATGAAGGCGTATGGATTCATCAGGATGCATGGTTTTTCTTGGGAAAATTTGACAAAGACAAACAAACGAATTACGCCATCAAACAAAAAAATAATGGCGCCTACTTTTTCATCATCAACGGTGAAGCCAGTATAAACGGACAATTATTAAACAAACGCGATGGCTTCGGTATTTGGAATTCCGACAAAATTGAAATTACTTCTCATTCCGACAATACGGAAATATTAGTAATGGATGTACCAATGATTAAATAA
- a CDS encoding YceI family protein: METTKWALDPMHSEINFKVKHMMIANVSGSFNKFNVDATTEGHDFTKGKINFTAETSSIDTNNEQRDGHLRSADFFDAEKFPQLKFEGTSMEKKSDEEYKLNGNLTIKDVTKPVSLNVNFGGIGKDPYGNTKAGFTIDGKINRKDFGLNWNAALEAGGVLVGEELKIHSEIQMAKVQ; encoded by the coding sequence ATGGAAACAACAAAATGGGCTTTAGACCCAATGCACAGCGAAATTAACTTTAAAGTTAAACACATGATGATTGCCAACGTAAGTGGCAGCTTCAATAAATTTAATGTGGATGCAACTACCGAAGGTCATGATTTCACCAAAGGAAAAATCAATTTTACAGCAGAAACTTCGTCGATCGACACTAACAACGAACAACGTGACGGACATTTACGTTCGGCCGATTTTTTTGACGCTGAAAAATTCCCGCAGCTTAAATTCGAAGGCACATCCATGGAAAAGAAAAGTGACGAAGAATATAAATTAAATGGTAACTTAACCATTAAGGATGTAACAAAACCTGTTTCGTTAAATGTAAACTTTGGTGGAATTGGTAAAGATCCTTATGGAAATACCAAAGCCGGTTTTACCATTGATGGTAAAATTAACCGTAAAGATTTCGGGTTAAACTGGAATGCAGCTTTAGAAGCAGGCGGTGTTTTGGTTGGAGAGGAATTAAAAATCCATTCCGAAATCCAAATGGCAAAAGTTCAATAA
- a CDS encoding pirin family protein, producing MKTRSIHKIIPARMYNMGDLKVRQPLPSPELDYLDPFVLLHHGHMIHDENIPLNKTGVGPHPHKGFAPVTFLFTGSLNHRDSRGNNKTVSAGGTQWMHAGMGIIHSERPQSLEQELIQMWINSPAKNKNDQPYYHPLTKEETPSYTSEDGKITVNVITGVLNEVKGPIPTLTPINSATIHAQAGGKIKIQLPPSHNAFLYLLDGAIDMEGKEIPGKNFIAFHNDGDGIEINAIEATRFLLMSGEPIGEKIVTQGPFVMNTEIQIMEAYRDYRMGKMGVLIED from the coding sequence ATGAAAACAAGAAGCATTCATAAAATAATTCCGGCCCGTATGTATAACATGGGCGATTTAAAAGTTCGTCAGCCTCTGCCCTCTCCTGAACTGGATTATCTTGATCCGTTTGTGTTGTTGCATCACGGACACATGATTCATGATGAAAACATACCGCTAAATAAAACAGGTGTTGGTCCGCACCCGCATAAAGGATTCGCTCCGGTTACTTTTCTTTTTACAGGAAGCTTAAACCATCGTGACAGTCGCGGCAATAACAAAACCGTTAGTGCCGGCGGAACACAGTGGATGCACGCAGGAATGGGCATCATTCACAGTGAGCGTCCGCAATCATTAGAGCAAGAGTTAATTCAAATGTGGATTAATTCTCCTGCCAAAAACAAAAACGATCAACCGTACTATCATCCCTTAACAAAGGAGGAAACACCTTCATACACTTCTGAAGACGGAAAAATAACGGTAAATGTTATTACAGGAGTATTGAATGAAGTAAAAGGACCAATTCCAACTTTAACGCCCATTAATTCGGCTACTATTCATGCGCAAGCCGGAGGAAAAATAAAAATTCAACTCCCGCCATCACATAATGCTTTCTTGTACTTATTGGATGGCGCCATTGACATGGAAGGAAAAGAAATTCCCGGAAAAAACTTCATTGCTTTTCATAATGATGGTGATGGCATTGAAATAAATGCCATTGAAGCTACCCGCTTTTTATTAATGAGTGGAGAGCCTATTGGAGAAAAAATCGTAACGCAAGGTCCGTTTGTGATGAACACGGAAATTCAAATTATGGAAGCTTACCGCGATTACCGAATGGGGAAAATGGGTGTTTTGATTGAGGATTAA
- a CDS encoding antibiotic biosynthesis monooxygenase, producing the protein MIKRIVKMSFQPEKVEDFKTIFKENWQRIAGFEGCSHVELLQDQLHPNVFFTYSIWDKESSLEKYRESDLFNSVWSRTKILFNDKPQAWTVNQLQF; encoded by the coding sequence ATGATTAAGCGCATTGTGAAAATGAGTTTTCAGCCGGAGAAGGTAGAAGACTTTAAAACCATATTTAAAGAAAACTGGCAGCGTATTGCAGGATTTGAGGGCTGTAGTCACGTTGAATTATTGCAAGATCAATTACACCCGAATGTATTTTTTACTTACAGTATTTGGGATAAAGAATCTTCTCTTGAAAAATACCGCGAATCTGATTTATTTAACTCCGTTTGGTCGCGCACCAAAATTTTATTTAACGATAAACCACAAGCGTGGACCGTTAATCAACTGCAATTTTAA
- a CDS encoding SAM-dependent chlorinase/fluorinase — MPIVTLTTDLGYRDPYLAIVKAGLLQKVREVKIIDLSCDIKDNNISDAAFILKNSIDYFPEGTIHLVGVKFITGGKTLGAQQNIDNTRYLVTQYKKQFVVCPDNGLITLLDEGFSEKVYQVYFENPSQHNFFLKNVFIDVAAQIGEGKKLEEIGVETSDYYKAFQFSSFSNPDNMKGKSIYIDDFGNIILNITKEQFYKALGKRKFRIVLPGTTINKISETYDDVKVGDALVLFNGFGYLEIAMNGKSAYKMLYPRDVGRQFDFNLTIEFND, encoded by the coding sequence ATGCCTATAGTAACTTTAACCACCGATTTAGGCTATCGCGACCCCTATCTGGCGATAGTGAAGGCAGGTTTACTTCAAAAAGTAAGGGAGGTTAAGATTATCGATTTAAGTTGCGACATCAAAGACAATAATATTTCGGATGCGGCTTTTATCCTGAAAAACTCAATTGACTATTTTCCGGAGGGTACTATTCACTTAGTGGGAGTAAAATTTATTACAGGCGGTAAAACATTAGGCGCGCAACAAAACATTGATAATACCCGGTATTTGGTAACGCAATACAAAAAGCAATTTGTGGTTTGTCCGGATAACGGTTTAATCACATTACTTGATGAGGGTTTTTCAGAAAAAGTGTATCAAGTGTATTTTGAAAATCCATCGCAACATAATTTTTTTTTAAAGAATGTATTTATTGATGTAGCAGCCCAGATTGGTGAAGGAAAAAAATTAGAGGAGATTGGGGTTGAAACATCTGATTATTACAAAGCATTTCAATTTTCAAGTTTTTCCAACCCTGATAACATGAAGGGTAAATCAATTTATATTGATGACTTTGGGAATATTATTTTAAACATCACGAAAGAACAATTTTACAAAGCGTTAGGCAAGCGAAAGTTTAGAATTGTTTTACCCGGTACTACCATCAATAAAATCTCTGAAACGTATGATGATGTGAAAGTGGGGGATGCCCTTGTTTTGTTTAATGGCTTTGGCTATTTGGAAATTGCCATGAATGGTAAGTCGGCCTACAAAATGCTTTATCCGCGCGATGTTGGGCGTCAGTTTGATTTTAATTTAACCATAGAGTTTAATGATTAA